TATTCACCCTTTAAACAGAGAATATTTAAAGGCAATCAATGTAAGAGTAAAAGATGATATTCACGAAAATAACCAAGAGAACAAGTATAAACACCAGAATAATAATTCCCATGCTGAGAATAAGAATATATATACAAAGTATAAACAGCTCTAAAAAAAGATAAAAAAATCAAAGCAAAGAATCTAAAAGAAGATCAAGATATAATTCTATTTAATAATCTAATTTCACCTACCAAATTTAAAGAAGGAGGAGCAGCCATATTTGATGATCTTAAAAGAAATCATCATAAAGCCATTCTTGGCATCAAATTAATTATACCCTTGTTAATTAATAATCTTCGTCTACCTAAACGTTCATAAATAATATTAGATAAACAAAATAAACCAGAAGAACATAAACCATGACCAACCATTAGAGAAAGAGAACCTACACAACCTCATCAATTCATAGTCATCAATCCACCAATAACCATTCTTATATGAGCAACAGAAGAATATGCAATTAAAGACTTTAAATCAACCTGACGAAAACAAATAAATCTTACAATTACACCTCCAGATAAACCTAAAGATAATCAAAAATAATTAAACTTTAAACCCAAATAAGAAATAACCTTTATAACACGAAAAATACCATAACCACCTAACTTTAATAAAACACCAGCAAGAATTATTCTACCTGAAATAGGGGCCTCTACATGAGCCTTAGGAAGTCATAAATGAACCAAAAACATAGGCATTTTAACTAAAAAAGCCAAAATTATAAATACATAAAACATAAAATAATAAGAACCAAAATCAACCAATAAAGGAAAATATAAAGTATTAGAAAAATCATAAACCTTAAATAAAACTAATAATAAAGGTAATCTAGCAACCAAAGTATAAAAAATTAAATAAACACCAGCCTGCAAACGCTCAGGTTGATAACCCCAACCCAAAATTAAAAGTAAAGTAGGAACTAATCTAGCCTCAAAAAAAATATAAAAAGAAAGAAGACTTAATCTAGCAAATGAACAATAAAGCATAATTATTAAAATCAAAACCATAAAAACAAAAAAATTAGAATGATATGAACTTAAATAAACTGAACCTCTAGCAGTGATTATTAAAGAACAAATCCAAAAACTAAGTAAAATTAAACTAAAAGAAAAATAATCAATACCAAAATAATATCTAATTATATTCAAATCAGCATACGAATAAACACAAATTATAAAAACAAAACTCGACAGAAACATTAAAGAATGAACCAACCATCAACAATTATTTAATAAACAAAGAGGGATCAAAAAAATAGTTATAAATAAATACTTTAACATAAAGATAAACCAAAAGAATTAAAAAAATCATTACCATGAGAACGAATTATTGAAACTAAAATAGAAAGACCTAAAGCACCCTCACAAACAGAAAAAACTAAAAAAATAACAGGAAAAAAATAATCATAATCAAACTCAATAAGAAAAACAATAACTAACATAAATAAAGAAAGAACAATATATTCTAATCTCAAAAGAACCATTAATAAATGTTTACGTTTAGAAGAAAAAACATAAACACCAGCAAAATAAATTAATAAAGAAGTAAAAATAGAGAATATAAACATTAGTTTTAATAGTTTAAAAAAAACGCCGGTCTTGTAAACCGGAAATAAGTCCAGCCCCCACTTTTAAAACTTCAGAGGTGGAAAAGCTTCCATCATCGGTCCCCAAAACCGATATTTTAAATAAACTAACCCCTGAAATGATCAAAATAATAATTATATCATTATCAAATGTAATAAATATTAATTTTATTAAATTAAGACACCCAATATCAATAATGCTTTTTATTATCCTTCAAACCTTCCTAGTTGGATTAATAACAGGAACAATAATAGAAAGATATTGATTATCATATATTTTATTTTTAACATTTCTTGGTGGTATACTAGTATTATTTATTTACATTACAAGAATTGCATCAAACGAAATATTTCAGCCTAAATCAATTACTATAATTATTACATTAATAATGTGGGTATTTATCATATCAATATTAATTATTCTAGATATATCTATATTTATAGACTTTTTCAAAAACACCGAAACTATAAATATTGATAATTCAATCAATTATCAAGAAATAACAATATCTTTAGAAAAATTATATAATAGACCAACATTCATTATTACAATAATAATAATAATTTATTTATTTTTAGCACTACTAGCAGTTGTTAAAATCACAAATATTAATCAGGGACCTATTCGTAAAATAAGATAATTACTAATGAATAAACCCTTACGATTAAGACATCCTTTAATTAAAATTATTAATAACTCTTTAATTGACTTACCTGCCCCAACAAATATTTCATTTTGATGAAATTTTGGATCCCTATTAGGGTTATGTTTGGTAATTCAAATCGTAACTGGACTATTTTTAGCTATACATTATACATCAAATATTGAAATAGCATTCAGTAGTGTAGTACACATCTGCCGAGACGTAAATAATGGTTGAATTATCCGAACCTTACATGCAAATGGAGCATCTATATTTTTTATTTGTATTTACTTACATGTAGGACGGGGAATTTACTATGGATCTTATATATATATACATACCTGAATAATTGGTACAGTGATTTTATTTTTAGTTATAGCAACTGCATTTATAGGATATGTCTTACCCTGAGGCCAAATATCTTTTTGAGGTGCAACAGTAATTACTAATTTATTATCAGCAATCCCATACTTAGGAACAGATTTAGTCCAATGAGTATGAGGAGGATTCGCTGTTGATAATGCAACATTAAATCGATTCTTCACATTCCATTTCGTATTACCATTTATTATTGCTGCTATAGCAGCAATTCATTTATTTTTTCTTCACCAAACAGGATCTAATAATCCTCTTGGACTAAATGGAGATATTGAAAAAATTCCATTCCATCCATACTTTACCTTTAAGGATTCTATTACATTTGTAATAATAACATCATTATTAATTATACTATGTTTAATTAATCCTTACCTATTAGGAGATCCAGATAACTTTGTACCTGCCAACCCATTAGTAACACCAGTTCACATTCAACCAGAGTGATATTTCCTATTTGCATATGCAATTTTACGATCTATCCCTAATAAGTTAGGAGGTGTTATTGCATTATTTCTATCAATTAGAATCTTAATAATTTTACCATTTTATAATAAAACACCATTCCGAGGCATTCAATTTTACCCTATTAATCAAATTTTATTCTGAATTATAGTAGTTGTTGTATGCTTACTAACGTGAATTGGTAAACGACCTGTTGAAGAACCTTATATTATAACAGGTCAAATCTTAACAATTATTTACTTCACATATTTCTTAATTAATGTCCATGTCGCAAACGCATGAGATAAATTAATTAAGGAATAAAGTTAATTAGCTTAG
The sequence above is a segment of the Schistocerca gregaria mitochondrion, complete genome genome. Coding sequences within it:
- the ND4 gene encoding NADH dehydrogenase subunit 4, giving the protein MLKYLFMTIFLIPLCLLNNCWWLVHSLMFLSSFVFMICVYSYADLNMISYYFGIDYFSFSLILLSFWICSLMITASGSVYLSSYHSNFFVFMVLILMIMLYCSFASLSLLSFYIFFEASLVPTLLLILGWGYQPERLQAGVYLIFYTLVASLPLLLVLFKVYDFSNTLYFPLLVDFGSYYFMFYVFMILAFLVKMPMFLVHLWLPKAHVEAPISGSMILAGVLLKLGGYGIFRVMKVISYLGLKFNYFWLSLGLSGGVIVSFICFRQVDLKSLIAYSSVAHMSMVIGGLMTMNWWGCVGSLSLMVGHGLCSSGLFCLSNIIYERLGSRSLLINKGMINLMPSMALWWFLLSSSNMAAPPSLNLVGEISLLNSIMSWSSFSFFALIFLSFFSAVYTLYMYSYSQHGNYYSGVYTCSLGYFREYHLLLLHWLPLNILCLKGEYFFV
- the ND4L gene encoding NADH dehydrogenase subunit 4L is translated as MFMFSIFTSLLIYFAGVYVFSSKRKHLLMVLLSLEYIVLSLFMLVIVFLIEFDYDYFFPVIFLVFSVCEGALGLSILVSMIRSHGNDFFNSFGLSLC
- the ND6 gene encoding NADH dehydrogenase subunit 6, which gives rise to MIKMMIMSLSNVMNINFIKLSHPMSMMLFIILQTFLVGLMTGTMMESYWLSYILFLTFLGGMLVLFIYITSIASNEMFQPKSITMIITLMMWVFIMSMLIILDMSMFMDFFKNTETMNIDNSINYQEMTMSLEKLYNSPTFIITMMMMIYLFLALLAVVKITNINQGPIRKMS
- the CYTB gene encoding cytochrome b, encoding MNKPLRLSHPLIKIINNSLIDLPAPTNISFWWNFGSLLGLCLVIQIVTGLFLAMHYTSNIEMAFSSVVHICRDVNNGWIIRTLHANGASMFFICIYLHVGRGIYYGSYMYMHTWMIGTVILFLVMATAFMGYVLPWGQMSFWGATVITNLLSAIPYLGTDLVQWVWGGFAVDNATLNRFFTFHFVLPFIIAAMAAIHLFFLHQTGSNNPLGLNGDIEKIPFHPYFTFKDSITFVMMTSLLIMLCLINPYLLGDPDNFVPANPLVTPVHIQPEWYFLFAYAILRSIPNKLGGVIALFLSISILMILPFYNKTPFRGIQFYPINQILFWIMVVVVCLLTWIGKRPVEEPYIMTGQILTIIYFTYFLINVHVANAWDKLIKE